ACTTCATTATGAGCCTTCGGCCCGGTTCCAAGCCCATGTCGATCGCCGATGGAGGGCATTCGGAGTCGATTAAATTTATCGGCGATCTCAATACACTCGGACGGGGCATGAGGTTCCTAGTCGTCGGCAACATAACGAAGGATGAGTTGATAACAAAGGCCGGCCGAAGGATTGCCTTGGGGGGCGCGAGCTACGCCGCCATCGCAGCGGCCAAGCTGGGATGGAAGGCCCGAATAGTAAGCAGGGGCAATTCTGAGCTCGAGGCTTGGGCCGAGAGGTTGAGGGGGAAGGGCATAATGGTGGACGTCCAGCCCGATGATTCCCTCACGCATTTCCTGAACGATTACTCCTCGGGGAGGAGGCGGCAATGGCTTTTGAGCCACACGGGCCCCATAGCCTACGATCCCTCTTGGGAGGCGGATGTGATCCACATCAATCCCATGTTCGGCGAGGTTGGCGCCGAAGAGGTCGGGAGGGCCAAGGGGCGATGCGAGCTACTATCGCTCGATGTCCAAGGCTTCGTTCGCGGGCTGGAGGGCTCAAGGGTCGTCGGGAGGTTTTGGATCGGGAGGGGGGCGTTCTTGAGGAATGTGGATTTGTTGAAGATCGGGAGGGATGAGGCGGGGCTCGTTTCCCGAATGGGGGATCCTTGGGGGATTTGCAACGAGCTTTCCGGATTCGGGCCGAGGGTCATTGAACTAACACTTGGGGAAGGGGGCTCCTTGATCTTCGCCGGCGATCGCCGCGATATCTATGAGGTACCGGCCTATAGGACGAGGGAGGTTGATCCGACGGGGGCCGGGGACGTTTACGCGGCGGCGTTCGCGATCAAGTATTTCGGGAGCCGCGATGCGCTGGAGGCGAGCCTTTTCGCTTCGGCCGCCGCATCCTTCGCGGTAGAAGCCTTTGGGATCGATGGGATAGCCGAGAGGGAGAGGGTGGAGGAGAGGTATCGGGAGCTCAGGAGGATTTACGAAGGGCTGACGTTGGGCAAACCTCCTCGATCGGGCATCCGCGGCATTTAGGCCTCAAAGTCCGGCAATAGGCCCTGCCGTGGATATACGCGAGCGTTTGAAACCATCCACCGAGGTCCCCCAGCCAAGCCAGCCCTCCCCTGAGGCATGAGGCGAACCTAGGGCAGGGATCGATCCCGTAGGGCCCTTGTGGGCCCCGGTCGCAAAGGAACTTGGAGCATAGATCGGCCCTTGGCATCCTCAACCCCTCGTCCGCGAGCCCGAGCCTCAGGGCCACCGATCGGAGGTGCGAATCGCACGGTATGAGGTGCGGGGCCTTGAAGGTCGATAGCATGATCGAATCGGCTGTTTTCGGCCCAATGCCCCAACAACCGCTTATGAGGGCGAGCCTCGCAAGCTCGGGCGGGAGCCTTAGCAAATACTCCCCAATGGCCCCCTCAGGGGCTCCGAAGCGCTCAACGATCCCCCTCGGCAGGCGACCCCCAAGCCCCAAGAAGGACCTCAGGGTCCTTCCAAGGCTTAGGACCTGATGGCTGGGGCTTATCCTCCTCAATTCATTTAAGGGCGCGGAGCTTATTCGGCGGATATCTCCTCCATACCTTTCCCAAATCGCTCGGCACCAAACCAGAACCCGCCCTTCGTAATCGGCCCTTTTAGAAAGGGCGACCGCTATGAACATTAGATCGAAATCGAGGGGGGCTATTGGCAACCTGACTCCCGCATAAGCCTCGCCCAACGATTCCAAAATCGGCTTGACCGATCGGGGCAGCGAGCGCAGGCCCTCCTCATATGGCCCATGCCATAACCCAGTTTCATGTAAGGCGATCCTGAGCAGTTCCTCCTCGCCAATACAAGAGCTGCTTTTGACCTTGAGGATCTCCCCCCGCTGCTCGAGTTCGAGATCCCCTCCCAAAAGGCCGGCGATCTTCGCCCAGCGCTTGGGGCCGGTCCTATGGTAAAGGCTTGAGACGAAGGAAGGGGAGAGCGTTAGGTCGAGGTCGAAGGCCTCGGCCCCGATCTCCAGCTCCATACCGGTCGCCCGCTTCAAATAAGTTCCTTCGGGACCTGCCCGGGCATATGGAACGTGAGGGGCTTCAACCCGTATCGCCTAATCCTCGCCGCGACTCTATCGTAAAGGATCAGCTCCTCAACCTCGATCGCGTTAGCGAGCCCCTTATCGATCTCCCTCAACCTATCGGCCAAGGCCTCAAGCTTGCTCGGCGGCGAGAACGATGCCATAACGGCGGGATGGCATTCGACGCCCGCGTCCAAGAGGTTGCTCAGGGCCTCCAATTGCAATCGGAAGCCCTCCGGGGCCGCACCGGTCAAGGCGGAGAAGTCCTCCTCATCGCATCCCTTCAGTGAGATCCGGGCGTGGAGGCATCCGTATTTGGAAAGGTCCTCGGCGTAGGAGGAGTCATGGCCGATCAGGATCCCGTTCGTCTCCAATATGAAGGTGTAGCCCTTCAGGGAATCGATCTCATCCAAAAGCCTTAGAAGATGCGCCCTCCCTATGGCTGGCTCCCCCCCGCTCACGCGGATTTGGCGAAAACCCCTACCATCGGCTATATGGGCCAGCTTTGAGGCTACGTCGCCGGGCGCATAGAAATCGCCCATATCGGCAGGCCTATATAGGGCCCGATCCGGGGCCCAGCAGAATTTGCATAGAAGCCCGCAACCCGAGGCATCGGCGGTGGCTATCCCGCCGTACCATCGATCGGCCCGGAACCGATAATATCTCCTCAGCTCTGCCGAACCCTCCCTCTTGGCGACCAATCTCTCGATGGCCAAATGCCTTCGAACGGGGTCATAGGGCCGAAGCGGATCAAGTCGCCCCGGCATGGGATCGATGCCCCCGCTTTTTTTTAAAAAAAAAAGCGCCTTCCGCTAAAGGGCCACATAAGATCAACTTCGGGCCCCCCCACCCTCCTTCAGGCGGCGCATCGCGCGAGCCCTCCAATTCCCGTAGACCTCCTCGCCGCTTTCGATGGCATCGATGATGAATCTATCCCCGGCTTCTAGGGCGCGCAGCACTTCGCCGGCGCTATATACGGAGATCTCCGCGTCCACATCCCCCACAGCCCTCAATTTGAAGCGCTCGTGCTTCCCGACCTCGCGGGCCACTATGACCAAGATGTCCAGATCGCTCAATCCACGCACGAACCTAGATTTTGATAAGGAGCCCGCTATTATGATGGATTCGGGCCCATATTCCTCTATTAGGCCGCGCAGCAACGCCTCAAGCCCGAGCAATAGGTCCTCCGCCGAGGACCTAGCCAGGATTTCGCTCAATCTCTCCCTTAACAAAATCCATTACATCCTTCGCGTATTTCAGGGCCACCTCGGCATCATCCCTTGTATAATGCTTATGGGGGGCCCCGCTGGGCCATGCGTTCGGGTACCTAGTCGGGATATAGAACCTATCCAAGTGCTCGGCCTTCCGAAGGAGTTCCTCGGGTACCCCAACGGCCCCTCCGGCCCTCCTCAAGAGCTCCGCCGCGCTATGGATCGATTCGTATCTATTCAGCTTCTTGATTAGAAGGGCCTTGAGGGCCTTCTCGCATGCCTGATGCGAAAGGAAGCAAGCCTTGCCGTATTTGCCGAGCCCATGAAGGGCTTCGGCGGCGCCATAATCGTCGCAGGCCTCATCGAGCCAATCCCTGTACCTCTCATAGCCCATGGCCGCTCATGAATGCTGCTCAGGCGGGCGGCGTAATATATCTTGCCGCCCCTTGGGCGGGCTCGGTTCATCTGTTGGCGAGCGGGCCATGCGGTGGGGCGCTTCCAATGCCGGCTCCCCAAAATCCCTATAGCAAGTCCTCGGGAGTTCGCCTCTTGACCCAATCCACCGAGTCGAAGTCATCGTCGTAGGAGACTATCGTATCGATAGAGAGCTCCTTTAGGGCTTGGACGGCGATCGCGTCATCGAAATCCAAGCCATAATCCCTCATGGCCGCCACGGCCCTCATCCGGCCGCCAAGGCCGACGGGGTAGATCCTCAATCCCTTGTAGCGGAGGAGCGAGGCGAGGAACGTGGCCAGCTCCCTCCAGCCCCTCCCATAGCCCTCCATGACCAACGCTATCGAGTCCACGTGGAAGTCTGTGATCGCCGATTTTATGAGTCCGTCCCTGACCTTCCCCAAAAGGGCCTTGCACGCTTCCGCATGCCGCTCGGCAAGCTCGACCTCGAGGAATATATTGGCGTCAAGCAACATCTCCATACTCTAGGGCCCTCTTGGACCTGATCTCCCGGGCCTCATGCTGGAGCTCAACCCCGGTCCTCTTGACGTGGGAGAGCATGCCGTATATCGCCTCCACAGGATCCTCGATCGACTCCGCCATCCCGAGGGCCCCCGATGCCTGCGAGAGCCAAGCCCTTAAGGCCTCCTCAGCCGCGATGCTCAATGACCCCCTCCCGTACCCATAAAGCCTCATGGCGGCCTCACGGAACTTCCGCTCCAATTCATCCGATATGTAGACCTTGATGGCCCCCATGTTCATCCCTAAATAACTAAAGGGATAAAGGGCTTTATATCTTTTCGCCATAAATACTTCCTATTTTCTCCGGCCCGATTGGAGGGCCGTGAAACGCGCTAATGAAAATTATTATCAGAACCCAACCGGCGATCCCGCGCCCTCAATGGGGCGCTCACCGGCCCACGACCCTCCCATCCTCGAGCCTTATTACGTTCGGCAAAAGCTCCTCCAATCCGCCGACGTGGCTTATTACGAATATTTGCCCGAAGAGCCTCGGGAGCTCCGATGTCAGGTATTCTATTATGCCCGACCTCCTGACCTCATCGGAGCTGCCCAAGGGCTCATCGAGGAATAGGAAGTCCGGCTTAACGCCCTTCGCCTCGGGCATCAGGGAAAGCGCGAAGGCGAGCCTCATGGCCAAAAGGAATTGATCCTCGGTCCCGCCCGAGAAGACATCCTTCGGCCTGAACTCGCCCGCATCGGGATCCCA
This region of Candidatus Bathyarchaeia archaeon genomic DNA includes:
- a CDS encoding PfkB family carbohydrate kinase, whose product is MRFLVVGNITKDELITKAGRRIALGGASYAAIAAAKLGWKARIVSRGNSELEAWAERLRGKGIMVDVQPDDSLTHFLNDYSSGRRRQWLLSHTGPIAYDPSWEADVIHINPMFGEVGAEEVGRAKGRCELLSLDVQGFVRGLEGSRVVGRFWIGRGAFLRNVDLLKIGRDEAGLVSRMGDPWGICNELSGFGPRVIELTLGEGGSLIFAGDRRDIYEVPAYRTREVDPTGAGDVYAAAFAIKYFGSRDALEASLFASAAASFAVEAFGIDGIAERERVEERYRELRRIYEGLTLGKPPRSGIRGI
- a CDS encoding nucleotidyltransferase domain-containing protein, with product MSEILARSSAEDLLLGLEALLRGLIEEYGPESIIIAGSLSKSRFVRGLSDLDILVIVAREVGKHERFKLRAVGDVDAEISVYSAGEVLRALEAGDRFIIDAIESGEEVYGNWRARAMRRLKEGGGARS
- a CDS encoding HEPN domain-containing protein, which codes for MGYERYRDWLDEACDDYGAAEALHGLGKYGKACFLSHQACEKALKALLIKKLNRYESIHSAAELLRRAGGAVGVPEELLRKAEHLDRFYIPTRYPNAWPSGAPHKHYTRDDAEVALKYAKDVMDFVKGEIERNPG
- a CDS encoding radical SAM protein: MPGRLDPLRPYDPVRRHLAIERLVAKREGSAELRRYYRFRADRWYGGIATADASGCGLLCKFCWAPDRALYRPADMGDFYAPGDVASKLAHIADGRGFRQIRVSGGEPAIGRAHLLRLLDEIDSLKGYTFILETNGILIGHDSSYAEDLSKYGCLHARISLKGCDEEDFSALTGAAPEGFRLQLEALSNLLDAGVECHPAVMASFSPPSKLEALADRLREIDKGLANAIEVEELILYDRVAARIRRYGLKPLTFHMPGQVPKELI
- a CDS encoding type II toxin-antitoxin system VapC family toxin, with translation MEMLLDANIFLEVELAERHAEACKALLGKVRDGLIKSAITDFHVDSIALVMEGYGRGWRELATFLASLLRYKGLRIYPVGLGGRMRAVAAMRDYGLDFDDAIAVQALKELSIDTIVSYDDDFDSVDWVKRRTPEDLL